One genomic segment of Mycolicibacterium gilvum includes these proteins:
- a CDS encoding RND family transporter encodes MSNHSLHSGRPLIARTIHRYSALIILAWLAVVVALTMGVPSLEQVEQQHSVSLNPVDAPSIQASERINEAFGSADGGGVVMIVLEGQQPLGDDAHRYYDHMIRQLRADTEHVQDIQDFWGDPLTRGAAQSSDGKAAYVQVTLPGGSDQASTNASVAAIRHVVENTPPPSGVEAFVTGPSAIATDVGESGNRTVILVTAVSVAVIFVMLLLVYRSIWTVLLLLLVVGIQLQAARGVVALLGHHGMLGLTTFGVNLLVALCIAAGTDYGIFFIGRYQEARQAGEDRISAYFTTYHGVAKVVLASGLTIAGALYCLSFTRLPLFNALALPTAIGVLVAVAVALTLFPAVLVAGSRIGLFDPKRNLQVRGWRRLGTAIVRWPAPILVATMAVTLLGLLALPGFKPSYNDQKYLPHDIPANEGMAAAKRHFPESAMMTPEVLMVETDHDLRNPADFLVLNRLAKAILAVPGISNVQAVTRPEGIPMARATIPYMLSMQQAGQQQYMQFQKSRMDDLLVQANMLEEMVAIMQRMHGLMGQMVDTTRDMVATTHEVQEITAELRDNIANFEDMWRPIRNYLYWEPHCVNIPLCFSIRSVFEVVDSVDQVSEKLDGLVENLDQLNVLLPQIVDQFPEMIAIMSSMRTMMLSMHSTMSGIFGQMDSSTGESPTAMGKAFDEAQNDDTFFIPPEVFQNKDFQRVMDIFISPDGKSVRMLVLQNGDPASPEGIARVAEIKSAAEEALKGTPLEGSKIYLTGTAAITKDMVVGSEYDFMIAVVAAICLIFIVMLIMTRSLVAATVIVGTVLISLGAAFGVSIFVWQYVIGVQIHWAVLVMTVITLLAVGSDYNLLLVARIKDELGAGINTAIIRAMGGTGKVVTTAGLVFAATMGSMVVSDLRSIGQVGTTIALGLMFDTLIVRAFMTPAIAALLGRWFWWPQQVRPRPTSAFLRSTGTRPLVRALLQNPPPK; translated from the coding sequence ATGAGCAACCATTCTCTGCACAGCGGTCGTCCGCTCATCGCGCGGACGATTCATCGGTACTCCGCGCTGATCATCTTGGCCTGGTTGGCCGTCGTCGTCGCCCTGACGATGGGCGTGCCCTCGCTGGAGCAGGTCGAACAACAGCATTCGGTGTCGCTGAATCCCGTTGACGCACCCTCGATCCAGGCCTCGGAACGGATCAACGAGGCATTCGGTTCCGCCGACGGCGGCGGCGTGGTGATGATCGTCCTGGAAGGGCAGCAGCCGCTCGGCGACGATGCTCACCGGTACTACGACCACATGATCCGCCAGCTGCGGGCGGATACCGAGCACGTGCAGGACATCCAGGACTTCTGGGGCGACCCGCTGACGCGGGGCGCCGCCCAGAGCTCCGACGGCAAGGCAGCTTACGTCCAGGTCACTCTGCCCGGTGGATCGGATCAGGCATCGACGAACGCGTCGGTGGCTGCGATCCGGCATGTCGTCGAGAACACGCCGCCACCGTCGGGGGTCGAGGCGTTCGTCACGGGCCCGTCGGCGATCGCCACCGATGTCGGCGAAAGTGGCAACAGGACGGTCATTCTCGTCACCGCTGTCAGCGTCGCGGTGATCTTCGTGATGCTGCTGCTGGTCTATCGCTCGATCTGGACCGTCCTGCTGCTCCTCCTGGTGGTGGGCATTCAGCTTCAAGCGGCCCGCGGTGTCGTCGCGCTGCTGGGCCATCACGGCATGCTCGGGCTCACCACCTTCGGGGTGAACCTTCTCGTCGCGCTGTGCATCGCGGCGGGAACCGATTACGGGATCTTCTTCATCGGGCGCTACCAGGAGGCCCGGCAGGCCGGCGAAGACAGGATCTCGGCCTACTTCACGACCTACCACGGCGTGGCGAAGGTGGTGCTGGCGTCGGGGCTGACCATCGCCGGAGCGCTGTACTGTCTGAGCTTCACCCGGCTTCCGCTGTTCAACGCGCTGGCTCTGCCGACCGCGATCGGTGTGCTGGTCGCGGTCGCTGTCGCCTTGACGCTGTTCCCCGCGGTTCTGGTGGCGGGGAGCCGGATCGGCCTGTTCGACCCGAAACGCAACCTTCAGGTTCGTGGGTGGCGTCGGTTGGGCACCGCCATCGTCCGCTGGCCCGCTCCGATCCTGGTCGCGACGATGGCGGTCACCCTGCTCGGTCTGCTGGCACTGCCGGGGTTCAAACCCAGCTACAACGATCAGAAGTACCTTCCTCATGACATTCCGGCCAACGAGGGCATGGCTGCGGCCAAGCGGCACTTCCCGGAGTCGGCGATGATGACGCCCGAGGTGCTGATGGTCGAGACCGACCACGACCTGCGCAACCCCGCCGATTTCCTGGTGCTCAACAGGTTGGCCAAAGCGATCCTCGCGGTGCCCGGCATCTCCAACGTGCAGGCGGTGACGCGCCCTGAGGGAATTCCGATGGCCCGCGCCACGATCCCGTACATGCTGAGCATGCAGCAGGCGGGTCAGCAGCAGTACATGCAGTTCCAGAAGTCGCGGATGGACGATCTTCTGGTCCAGGCGAACATGCTCGAAGAGATGGTCGCCATCATGCAGCGGATGCACGGCCTGATGGGGCAGATGGTCGACACCACCCGCGACATGGTCGCCACCACCCACGAGGTGCAGGAGATCACGGCCGAATTGCGGGACAACATCGCCAATTTCGAGGACATGTGGCGACCCATCCGCAACTACCTCTACTGGGAGCCGCACTGCGTCAACATTCCGCTGTGCTTCTCGATTCGCAGCGTGTTCGAGGTGGTCGACAGTGTCGACCAGGTGTCGGAGAAGCTCGACGGACTCGTCGAGAATCTCGACCAACTCAATGTGCTGCTGCCCCAGATCGTCGACCAGTTCCCGGAGATGATCGCGATCATGTCCAGCATGCGCACCATGATGCTGAGCATGCACAGCACCATGTCCGGCATCTTCGGTCAGATGGACAGCAGCACCGGGGAGAGTCCGACCGCGATGGGCAAGGCGTTCGACGAGGCCCAGAACGACGACACATTCTTTATTCCGCCGGAAGTCTTCCAGAACAAAGACTTTCAGCGTGTCATGGACATCTTCATCTCGCCGGACGGCAAGTCGGTTCGGATGCTGGTGCTGCAGAACGGCGACCCCGCCTCACCCGAGGGCATCGCCCGGGTGGCGGAGATCAAGAGTGCGGCCGAGGAGGCGCTCAAGGGCACTCCCCTGGAGGGCTCGAAGATCTACCTGACGGGGACTGCTGCGATCACCAAGGACATGGTGGTCGGCTCCGAATACGACTTCATGATCGCGGTGGTGGCGGCGATCTGTCTGATCTTCATCGTGATGCTGATCATGACGCGAAGTCTGGTCGCCGCGACGGTGATCGTCGGCACCGTGCTGATCTCGCTGGGCGCCGCGTTCGGCGTGTCGATCTTCGTGTGGCAGTACGTCATCGGCGTCCAGATCCACTGGGCGGTCCTGGTGATGACCGTCATCACCCTGTTGGCGGTCGGGTCCGACTACAACCTGCTGCTGGTGGCCCGCATCAAGGACGAACTCGGCGCAGGTATCAACACCGCGATCATCCGGGCCATGGGCGGAACGGGCAAGGTGGTCACGACGGCGGGCCTGGTGTTCGCGGCGACCATGGGCTCGATGGTGGTCAGCGACCTGCGCAGCATCGGTCAGGTGGGCACGACCATCGCCCTCGGTCTGATGTTCGACACCCTGATCGTGCGCGCGTTCATGACCCCCGCGATCGCCGCGCTGCTGGGTCGGTGGTTCTGGTGGCCGCAGCAGGTACGTCCGCGGCCCACGAGCGCGTTCCTGCGGAGCACCGGAACCAGGCCCCTCGTCCGCGCCCTGTTGCAGAACCCACCGCCGAAGTGA
- a CDS encoding MmpS family transport accessory protein gives MRKLWIPLVIVIVVAAGGFTVSRLHGVFGSDDSLTYGDTATDTAKPVNPKMLRYEIFGPPGTVAQISFFNGNGDPQFLEGVPLPWSFEFPITGAAGVGSIAAQGDSESLGCRILVDDEIKAEEIATHEASTFTACLLKAA, from the coding sequence CTGCGCAAGTTGTGGATCCCGCTTGTGATCGTGATCGTGGTGGCTGCGGGAGGGTTCACGGTGTCGCGGCTTCACGGCGTCTTCGGTTCCGACGATTCGCTGACCTACGGTGACACCGCCACCGACACGGCGAAACCGGTCAACCCGAAGATGTTGAGGTACGAGATCTTCGGTCCCCCAGGGACGGTCGCCCAGATCAGCTTCTTCAACGGCAACGGTGATCCGCAGTTCCTGGAAGGGGTGCCACTACCGTGGTCGTTCGAGTTTCCGATCACCGGTGCCGCGGGCGTGGGAAGCATCGCGGCACAAGGTGACAGCGAGAGCCTCGGCTGCCGCATCCTGGTCGACGATGAGATCAAGGCCGAGGAGATCGCCACCCACGAGGCGAGCACATTCACTGCTTGTCTGCTGAAGGCCGCATGA
- a CDS encoding MFS transporter, protein MSAEATALQTPGRLPPGWLRSRHFLGPVLAIGGVQLVAAMDGPVAVFALPRIQNELGLSDATRAWVITAYLLTFGGLILLGGRLGDAFGRKRVFLAGVALFTFASILCGIAWNGHSLVVARLLHGVAAAIVTPTCTALLATTFPKGPARNAAIAVFGALASIGAVLGLVVGGLLTEVSWRLAFLVNVPIGILVIFVARHMLRETQKELLRLDVAGAVLATLTITATVFGLSMGPEKGWLSPTTIGLGLAALVALTAFVIVERTAQNPIVPFSLFRDRDRFACFLAVLLSTGTSFTLTVLVAFYVQNIMGFSPAQAGVGFIPIAVAMALGTAVSSRLVMSLAPRVVVIAGATLVLGAMVFGGLTLHSDMPYFPDLVVPIVIGAFGIGIVNVPLGLSLIASVGPDRIGPTAAIIVMLQSVGGPTVLVVIQAVITWRTIQLGGTTGPVPGMSERQLDALGQSYTHGVLWLGGVAVLLAGVALFIRYTSAQVAHARQVQKEFDDGAAG, encoded by the coding sequence ATGTCGGCTGAAGCGACCGCGCTGCAGACACCAGGACGGTTACCTCCGGGTTGGCTGCGCTCTCGACACTTCCTGGGGCCGGTCCTCGCGATCGGTGGAGTCCAGTTGGTGGCGGCGATGGACGGTCCCGTCGCGGTGTTCGCCCTTCCCAGGATCCAGAATGAGCTGGGCCTCTCGGACGCGACGCGCGCGTGGGTGATCACGGCCTACCTGTTGACGTTCGGCGGCCTGATCCTTCTGGGCGGGCGTCTCGGCGACGCCTTCGGCCGAAAACGCGTATTCCTCGCCGGCGTCGCGCTGTTCACGTTCGCGTCGATACTGTGCGGCATCGCCTGGAATGGCCACTCGCTCGTCGTGGCCCGCCTGTTGCACGGCGTCGCCGCGGCGATCGTCACGCCCACGTGTACCGCCCTGCTGGCCACCACCTTCCCGAAGGGGCCCGCGCGCAATGCGGCGATAGCGGTGTTCGGTGCGCTGGCCAGTATCGGCGCCGTCCTGGGCCTCGTGGTGGGCGGACTGCTCACCGAGGTGTCCTGGAGACTGGCGTTCCTGGTCAATGTCCCGATCGGCATCCTGGTGATCTTCGTGGCCCGCCACATGCTCAGGGAGACCCAGAAAGAGCTGCTGCGGCTGGACGTCGCCGGGGCGGTACTGGCGACGTTGACGATCACGGCCACCGTCTTCGGCCTGTCGATGGGACCGGAGAAAGGGTGGCTGTCACCGACCACGATCGGCCTGGGCCTGGCCGCGCTGGTCGCGCTGACCGCCTTCGTGATCGTGGAGAGGACCGCGCAGAACCCGATCGTACCGTTCAGCCTCTTCCGGGACCGGGACCGGTTCGCGTGCTTTCTCGCTGTATTACTTTCCACGGGAACGAGTTTCACACTGACCGTCCTCGTCGCGTTCTACGTGCAGAACATCATGGGCTTCAGCCCCGCCCAGGCCGGCGTGGGCTTCATACCGATCGCTGTCGCGATGGCCCTCGGGACCGCGGTGTCCTCGCGGTTGGTGATGTCCCTGGCTCCCCGTGTCGTCGTGATCGCGGGGGCCACCCTGGTCCTCGGCGCGATGGTCTTCGGCGGGCTGACGCTGCACAGTGACATGCCGTACTTCCCGGATCTCGTCGTACCGATCGTGATCGGCGCCTTCGGCATCGGCATCGTGAACGTACCGCTCGGCCTGTCACTGATCGCCAGCGTCGGCCCTGACCGCATCGGTCCCACCGCAGCGATCATCGTGATGCTGCAGAGTGTCGGCGGCCCTACCGTGCTGGTCGTCATCCAGGCCGTCATCACCTGGCGCACAATCCAGTTGGGCGGTACCACCGGCCCCGTACCCGGAATGTCCGAACGTCAACTCGATGCGCTCGGCCAGAGTTACACGCACGGGGTGCTGTGGCTCGGGGGAGTCGCCGTCCTTCTCGCGGGGGTGGCGCTGTTCATCCGGTACACCTCCGCCCAGGTCGCGCACGCACGCCAGGTGCAGAAGGAATTCGACGACGGGGCCGCCGGCTGA